In Rutidosis leptorrhynchoides isolate AG116_Rl617_1_P2 chromosome 2, CSIRO_AGI_Rlap_v1, whole genome shotgun sequence, one genomic interval encodes:
- the LOC139893143 gene encoding double-stranded RNA-binding protein 6-like, translated as MYKNQLQELAQRSCFNLPSYTCIREGPDHAPRFKATVNFNGETYESPNYCTTLRQAEHSAAEVALNQLACHGPSNTLAARILDETGVYKNLLQEVSQRVGASLPNYTTFRSGVGHFPVFTCTVELAGCIFTGEPAKNKKQAEKYAAMSAWSSLKLLTQQSEGSSLQKGNPEEQEHVIVARALQKFRLRARMSNIPFPIRFPVPKPKTLMGQPSQSTTSKILPLICPNTAPNRNHVPTLSSKTPQTHGTTNNEPPNRQHKFPAVEAAPYIPVRHYQVHHGMAPPVTIRHSIPVFSAPPLPLPQMGVVPPPQYGRPSPMCGGVAPPVTIRQAGPGFSASTKPMAPSNEVKENTSAASVEDLKSPIKLSAESSLLTEDKTSCAAISISQPVSAPTLDEEEKESVETKLKELQI; from the exons ATGTATAAGAATCAGCTGCAAGAGCTAGCCCAACGGAGCTGTTTTAACTTGCCGTCGTACACGTGTATAAGAGAAGGTCCAGATCACGCGCCGCGGTTTAAAGCGACGGTGAATTTTAACGGTGAGACGTATGAAAGCCCTAATTATTGTACGACGTTAAGGCAGGCGGAGCATTCTGCTGCTGAGGTGGCACTTAATCAACTTGCTTGTCATGGTCCTTCTAATACCTTGGCTGCTAGGATACTG GATGAAACAGGGGTGTACAAGAACCTTTTGCAGGAGGTTTCTCAAAGAGTAGGGGCATCTCTTCCAAATTACACAACTTTTAGATCGGGCGTTGGGCATTTCCCTGTTTTCACTTGCACTGTAGAGTTAGCTGGCTGTATATTTACGGGAGAACCTGCCAAAAATAAGAAACAAGCTGAAAAGTATGCCGCCATGTCAGCATGGTCATCTCTAAAACTTC TAACACAGCAATCAGAAGGCTCATCGCTACAAAAAGGAAACCCCGAGGAACAAGAGCATGTTATTGTGGCGCGCGCTTTGCAGAAATTCAGGTTAAGGGCAAGAATGTCCAATATACCATTTCCAATCCGTTTTCCTGTTCCAAAGCCAAAAACCCTTATGGGCCAACCATCTCAATCAACAACTTCAAAAATTCTTCCTCTAATATGCCCCAACACTGCACCCAACCGAAATCATGTACCCACATTATCCTCAAAAACACCTCAAACCCATGGGACCACCAACAACGAACCACCCAATCGCCAACACAAGTTTCCAGCTGTTGAAGCCGCACCGTATATTCCCGTTCGACACTACCAAGTTCACCATGGAATGGCTCCACCAGTGACTATACGTCACTCGATCCCTGTTTTCTCTGCACCGCCTCTTCCACTACCACAGATGGGTGTTGTACCGCCGCCACAGTATGGGAGGCCGTCACCGATGTGCGGCGGGGTGGCACCTCCGGTCACCATTAGACAGGCGGGTCCGGGTTTTTCTGCTTCTACGAAGCCAATGGCACCATCAAATGAAGTTAAGGAGAATACATCAGCAGCATCTGTTGAGGACCTGAAGTCTCCAATTAAGCTGTCTGCTGAGTCATCGCTACTAACAGAAGATAAAACGAGCTGTGCAGCCATTTCCATCAGCCAACCCGTTTCTGCACCAACACTAGACGAAGAGGAAAAGGAGTCAGTAGAGACAAAGTTGAAGGAGCTACAAATTTGA